The following proteins are co-located in the Vigna unguiculata cultivar IT97K-499-35 chromosome 9, ASM411807v1, whole genome shotgun sequence genome:
- the LOC114163559 gene encoding extensin-like, with translation MGPARWAGPPARLKRYGPGHEFQPASPCQPGPSSPLARRASPRAKTGQPAALPPFPTARTPHPTTKPQHDSSSHLCATHTEAKRRFSTTTRSRRRLSPPPRQTPITFSPRLSTFETLTPPTLPLTSTLLLILKPSSLLHHHPLSPPIVSTPTDSDHLLSPPQYFPNPNSPDASSYLDSTLLPSYTEAVVASPPPPTLAADCLHPGRLRSPSLPAAVLSKP, from the exons atgggCCCGGCCCGATGGGCCGGCCCGCCAGCCCGGCTGAAAAGGTATGGGCCAGGCCACGAATTTCAGCCCGCCAGCCCATGCCAGCCCGGCCCGTCAAGCCCGTTGGCCCGGCGGGCCAGCccgcgggccaaaacgggccagcccgcggCCC TGCCACCCTTTCCTACTGCGCGCACCCCCCACCCCACCACCAAACCACAACATGACTCTTCTTCTCACCTCTGCGCCACACACACAGAGGCAAAGCGTCGCTTCTCCACCACCACCCGCTCTCGCCGCCGATTGTCTCCACCACCCCGGCAGACTCCGATCACCTTCTCTCCCCGCCTCAGTACTTTCGAAACCCTAACTCCCCCGACGCTTCCTCTTACCTCGACCCTCCTTCTTATACTGAAGCCGTCGTCGCTTCTCCACCACCACCCGCTCTCGCCGCCGATTGTCTCCACCCCGACAGACTCCGATCACCTTCTCTCCCCGCCGCAGTACTTTCCAAACCCTAACTCCCCCGACGCTTCCTCTTACCTCGACTCGACCCTCCTTCCTTCCTATACTGAAGCCGTCGTCGCTTCTCCACCACCACCCACTCTCGCCGCCGATTGTCTCCACCCCGGCAGACTCCGATCCCCTTCTCTCCCCGCCGCAGTACTTTCCAAACCCTAA